The following proteins are encoded in a genomic region of Acidobacteriota bacterium:
- a CDS encoding winged helix-turn-helix transcriptional regulator, whose product MAMAIMAAEIDFEQTVSYLLAKVTTAFRNSLERQMGQIGLHSGQIFILLELWDRDGQRQIDLANRLNLSAPTVNKTVNGLIEINLVSRERLEDDGRSTRIFLTESGSAIRSQIESQWIELEESCLVGLSETERLILFELLGKLRNTYTGREAVTGNE is encoded by the coding sequence ATGGCAATGGCAATTATGGCAGCAGAGATCGACTTTGAACAGACCGTCAGCTACCTGCTGGCTAAGGTCACGACCGCGTTTCGAAATTCCCTCGAACGTCAGATGGGCCAGATCGGCCTGCACAGCGGGCAGATATTTATCCTGCTCGAACTGTGGGATCGAGACGGCCAGCGTCAGATCGACCTTGCCAATCGTCTCAACCTATCGGCCCCTACCGTCAACAAGACGGTCAACGGCCTGATCGAGATCAATCTCGTCAGCCGCGAACGGCTCGAGGATGACGGGCGTTCGACGCGGATATTTCTCACCGAAAGCGGATCCGCGATCCGGTCCCAGATCGAATCACAGTGGATCGAGCTCGAGGAGAGCTGCCTTGTCGGACTCTCAGAAACGGAACGACTGATCCTTTTCGAACTGCTCGGCAAATTGCGTAACACTTACACGGGCCGTGAGGCCGTCACCGGCAACGAATAA